Proteins encoded together in one Terriglobus saanensis SP1PR4 window:
- a CDS encoding hybrid sensor histidine kinase/response regulator — protein MSAGLDSPHLKVLLVEDNPDDAALLERHLRRNGFLPDMTRVETASAMQASLNTSLPDIVLGDYNLPNFSGPEALRLLKISGLDIPFIMLSGAVSEQTAVDSMRAGAQDYVSKQNLTRLVPAVERELKEASGRRNKLAAEVALRASEARFHHLVDAMPMGLLLNDGKGRISYANQAIARLLGRSVEDLTSGNVVVDSVCADILPAQMACTVDGISNAAPFESVCQTENGTTIDALIGVTLLNPEASSETWQFAAFVADLSLQKKSQEALRQTEKLAVAGRFAASIAHEINNPLEAITNCLYLVMQTDLPDDARGYVDLAQQELDRVSQITVQTLRFFRGSTRQGATDLRELIDTVVTLLESRLQRAQIEVVREFRTQASVVAQGGEIRQVVANLVGNAMDAMTKGGRLILRTADGVNRTTGERGVVLTVADGGSGMDQFTLDRIFEPFFSTKGITGTGLGLWISQEIVAKHSGTMRVRSKPGAGTVFRLFLPALGVVAGSESKPRTEIR, from the coding sequence ATGTCCGCCGGCCTAGATTCTCCGCATCTGAAGGTCCTTCTGGTGGAAGACAATCCAGACGATGCTGCCCTGTTGGAGCGGCATTTGCGGAGGAATGGTTTTTTGCCCGATATGACTCGGGTTGAGACCGCTTCCGCGATGCAGGCCTCGCTGAATACTTCCCTCCCTGACATTGTCCTTGGTGACTACAACCTCCCGAACTTCAGCGGACCCGAGGCGTTGCGGTTGCTGAAAATCTCCGGACTGGATATCCCCTTCATCATGCTCTCGGGCGCGGTCTCGGAACAGACCGCAGTGGATTCCATGCGGGCCGGAGCGCAGGATTACGTCTCCAAGCAGAACCTGACGCGTCTGGTTCCGGCGGTCGAACGTGAGCTGAAGGAGGCCAGCGGTCGGCGCAACAAGCTTGCCGCCGAAGTCGCTCTGCGGGCCAGTGAAGCGCGTTTCCACCATCTTGTGGATGCGATGCCGATGGGGCTTCTGCTCAACGACGGCAAAGGCAGAATCTCTTATGCAAACCAGGCCATTGCACGACTGCTCGGCCGGTCGGTAGAGGATCTTACCTCCGGCAATGTAGTGGTGGACAGTGTGTGTGCGGATATCCTGCCTGCTCAGATGGCCTGTACTGTCGATGGCATTTCGAATGCCGCGCCCTTCGAGTCGGTCTGTCAGACGGAGAATGGAACTACGATCGACGCACTCATTGGCGTGACCCTGCTAAATCCCGAGGCAAGCTCGGAGACCTGGCAGTTTGCGGCTTTTGTCGCCGACCTGTCGCTCCAGAAGAAGAGCCAGGAAGCGCTGCGGCAGACCGAGAAGCTGGCCGTAGCTGGCCGGTTTGCGGCTTCCATCGCCCATGAAATTAACAATCCGCTGGAGGCGATCACGAACTGCCTCTATCTGGTGATGCAGACAGACCTCCCGGACGATGCGCGTGGCTACGTCGACCTGGCGCAGCAGGAGCTGGACCGCGTCTCGCAGATCACGGTGCAGACGCTGCGGTTCTTCCGCGGCTCTACAAGGCAGGGCGCGACCGACCTGCGCGAGTTGATCGACACGGTAGTGACCTTGCTGGAGTCGCGTCTGCAGAGAGCGCAGATCGAGGTGGTGCGGGAGTTTCGCACGCAAGCCAGCGTCGTGGCGCAGGGCGGAGAGATCCGGCAGGTGGTCGCGAATCTCGTAGGCAATGCCATGGATGCCATGACGAAGGGCGGACGTCTGATTCTTCGGACCGCCGATGGTGTCAACCGGACGACGGGCGAGCGGGGCGTTGTGCTCACCGTGGCGGACGGCGGTTCCGGTATGGACCAATTCACACTCGACCGGATCTTTGAGCCGTTTTTTTCAACCAAAGGGATTACGGGCACCGGCCTGGGGCTATGGATCTCGCAGGAGATTGTGGCCAAGCACAGTGGCACGATGCGTGTGCGCAGCAAGCCGGGCGCGGGTACGGTGTTCCGTTTGTTTCTCCCTGCGCTGGGTGTCGTGGCTGGTTCTGAGTCTAAGCCTCGGACAGAGATCCGCTAA
- a CDS encoding DsbA family protein — MLHRTARSSILFALTLLSLGSSHGQSAAPNISPELAHRIESMLRSKMEFPPASSISFGPRSASEVPGYDRIQAHFSSSLSTDKGDIPLLVSNDGTRVAQFMTYDIAVDPKLKLSTEDRPARGGPLDAPVVIVSYDDLECPYCARLHAALFPALMDRYKNQVRIAYRSFPLEGHLWAMHAAVDVDCLGAENAQGYWAAVDQIHAHAGEYGGAEHLLAKAEEELDTVVINEGHLFHVDESALRACIKKQDTTLENANIDSGKKLGVYRTPTFFINGMKIDGAVPISFVFEMVDNALNAAGATPPPPMQEQR; from the coding sequence ATGCTTCACCGCACAGCGAGATCTTCGATCCTCTTCGCCCTGACTCTTCTATCCCTTGGTTCATCCCACGGACAGAGTGCCGCACCGAATATTTCTCCTGAGCTCGCGCACCGTATCGAGTCGATGCTCCGCTCCAAAATGGAGTTTCCGCCCGCTTCGAGCATCAGCTTCGGGCCACGAAGCGCGAGCGAAGTTCCCGGCTACGACCGCATTCAGGCGCACTTCAGTAGCAGCCTGAGCACCGACAAGGGAGACATTCCTTTGCTGGTGTCTAACGATGGCACGCGCGTGGCACAGTTCATGACATACGACATTGCCGTGGACCCGAAGCTGAAGCTTTCTACGGAAGATCGCCCGGCTCGGGGCGGGCCATTGGATGCTCCGGTGGTGATCGTCAGTTATGACGACCTCGAATGTCCTTATTGTGCGCGCCTCCATGCAGCGTTATTTCCGGCGTTGATGGATCGATACAAGAATCAGGTGCGGATCGCGTATCGCAGCTTTCCCCTCGAAGGCCACCTATGGGCCATGCACGCAGCGGTGGATGTGGATTGTTTAGGAGCGGAGAACGCACAAGGCTACTGGGCAGCCGTGGATCAGATCCATGCTCACGCAGGGGAGTATGGCGGCGCCGAACACTTACTCGCCAAAGCGGAAGAGGAACTCGATACCGTGGTAATCAACGAAGGTCATCTCTTCCATGTGGATGAGTCGGCTCTTAGAGCGTGCATTAAGAAACAGGACACAACGCTTGAGAATGCAAATATCGATTCGGGAAAAAAGCTGGGGGTCTACAGGACTCCGACCTTCTTTATCAATGGGATGAAGATCGATGGAGCCGTGCCGATCTCCTTCGTCTTCGAGATGGTTGACAACGCGCTCAATGCCGCCGGAGCGACTCCTCCACCGCCGATGCAGGAACAGCGATAG
- a CDS encoding alpha/beta fold hydrolase: MANFVLVHAAWRGGWTWKRVARQLRDAGHEVYTPTLTGLADRSHLLHAGINLSTHIQDIVSLIRFEELSEVILCGASYSGMVITGVANQISERIDALVYLDAFLPQNGDSIFTLNPEAMQLANIKNAGQSGGFSLPPISTEFIQTNLQDRAWVDRMSTPHPIASQTEAIRLRGNQDKIKTKIYALATGWEPNGFRGFYDRASADPTWVTRTIDSGHELMLNKPEEVAELLKEAAALAYSKRHYIAKTKEETERKEYV; the protein is encoded by the coding sequence ATGGCAAATTTTGTTTTAGTGCACGCAGCATGGCGTGGAGGTTGGACCTGGAAGCGCGTAGCTCGCCAGCTCCGGGATGCGGGACACGAGGTCTACACTCCAACCCTGACTGGCTTGGCGGATCGCAGTCATTTACTGCACGCCGGGATCAACCTCTCCACGCATATTCAGGACATCGTCAGTCTTATTCGCTTTGAAGAACTCAGCGAAGTCATCCTCTGCGGCGCTTCTTACAGCGGCATGGTGATCACAGGCGTAGCCAACCAGATCAGCGAACGGATCGATGCGCTGGTTTATCTGGACGCCTTCTTACCGCAGAATGGCGACTCCATCTTCACGCTCAATCCGGAGGCGATGCAGTTGGCCAATATCAAGAATGCTGGCCAATCCGGCGGTTTCAGCCTTCCTCCGATCTCCACGGAATTCATTCAGACGAATCTGCAGGACCGCGCCTGGGTCGACCGGATGAGTACACCCCACCCTATCGCCTCGCAGACTGAAGCCATCCGCCTGCGAGGAAACCAGGACAAGATTAAGACAAAGATCTATGCCCTGGCCACCGGTTGGGAGCCGAACGGGTTCCGCGGATTCTACGATCGGGCCAGTGCCGATCCGACCTGGGTCACCCGAACGATCGACTCCGGTCATGAACTAATGCTGAACAAACCGGAAGAGGTCGCCGAGCTTCTGAAGGAAGCCGCTGCGCTTGCTTATTCCAAACGACACTACATCGCTAAAACAAAGGAAGAGACAGAAAGAAAAGAATATGTATAA
- a CDS encoding alpha/beta hydrolase, translating to MANFVLVHGGWRGSLIWRRIVRRLRAEGHEVYAPSLTGLGDRSHLSHAGVNLSTHIQDIVSLIQYEDLNEVVLCGASYGGMVITGVADRISERIAALVYLEGIVPQDGESGFALAPEALRVAVINNAALHGGYSISPLTPDTIPADGRDPSPVDHGSPQSLATFTEAIRLKGNQNKIKTKIYLMSTSDQLGLGKFYDQVKNDPAWIPRAIDCGHDIAQEKPEEVVALLKEAAVLVRSR from the coding sequence ATGGCGAACTTTGTTTTGGTTCACGGCGGATGGCGTGGAAGTTTGATCTGGAGGCGAATCGTTCGCCGGCTTCGCGCAGAAGGACACGAGGTCTATGCTCCGTCCTTAACGGGCCTGGGAGACCGCAGTCACCTCTCTCATGCCGGCGTCAATCTCTCCACCCATATTCAGGACATCGTCAGCCTCATTCAGTATGAAGACCTCAACGAAGTGGTGCTCTGCGGCGCCTCGTATGGCGGAATGGTGATTACCGGAGTGGCGGATCGGATCAGCGAGCGGATCGCGGCCCTGGTCTATCTCGAAGGCATCGTACCGCAGGACGGCGAGTCCGGATTTGCTCTGGCTCCAGAAGCTTTACGGGTGGCCGTCATAAATAACGCAGCGCTCCACGGCGGTTATTCCATTTCGCCCCTCACGCCTGACACAATTCCGGCGGATGGAAGAGATCCTTCGCCGGTGGATCATGGTTCACCACAGTCGCTTGCCACCTTCACGGAAGCAATCCGTCTGAAGGGAAACCAGAACAAAATCAAGACAAAGATCTATCTCATGTCCACGAGCGACCAGCTGGGCTTAGGCAAGTTCTACGATCAGGTAAAGAATGATCCCGCATGGATCCCGAGAGCTATCGACTGTGGACATGACATCGCACAGGAAAAGCCGGAAGAGGTAGTCGCACTTCTCAAGGAAGCCGCTGTTCTTGTACGGTCAAGGTAA
- a CDS encoding ThuA domain-containing protein produces the protein MRKNNLNSCPILSQPYRERMGACAKRIFRSKSDRAIRGLWFVALVLALFTVTATAQQPTFHALAFWTTGGETDHSDFARQAIAFYTEAAARDHFDFRATTDWKELNPETLAHVDVVLWLNDQPHTDAQRTAFESYMNHGGGWLGSHVSGYNDRDTKWRWFVDFFGGAVFNANNWPPLPAQLIVDVRDHPVTHRLPATFLAPSNEWYVWKPSARANANVKVLISFDPANYPLGFKDRLLSGDMPVVWTNTKYRMLYVNMGHGDKIFTNETQNHIFEDGLLWLGNMKKQ, from the coding sequence ATGAGGAAGAACAACTTGAACTCGTGCCCCATTCTTTCGCAGCCTTATCGCGAAAGAATGGGGGCATGCGCCAAGCGCATCTTTCGCTCGAAGAGCGATCGGGCAATACGTGGGCTTTGGTTTGTCGCCCTTGTGCTCGCTCTCTTTACCGTCACAGCCACCGCCCAACAACCCACCTTCCACGCCTTAGCCTTCTGGACCACCGGCGGCGAAACCGATCACTCCGATTTCGCTCGGCAGGCCATCGCCTTCTACACCGAAGCGGCCGCCCGCGATCACTTCGACTTCCGTGCGACCACGGACTGGAAGGAACTCAACCCCGAGACCCTCGCTCACGTCGATGTCGTTCTCTGGCTCAACGACCAGCCCCACACCGACGCGCAGCGCACGGCCTTTGAAAGCTATATGAACCATGGCGGCGGGTGGCTGGGATCGCATGTTTCGGGCTACAACGACAGGGATACCAAGTGGCGCTGGTTCGTGGATTTCTTCGGAGGCGCGGTCTTCAACGCCAACAACTGGCCACCGCTCCCCGCGCAGCTCATCGTCGATGTCCGAGATCATCCCGTGACCCACCGCCTCCCTGCCACATTCCTCGCGCCTTCGAACGAGTGGTACGTCTGGAAGCCCAGCGCCCGCGCGAACGCGAACGTCAAGGTGCTCATCAGCTTCGATCCCGCCAACTATCCGCTCGGCTTCAAAGACCGTCTCCTCTCCGGAGACATGCCCGTCGTCTGGACCAACACGAAGTACAGGATGCTCTACGTCAATATGGGCCACGGCGACAAGATCTTCACCAACGAGACCCAGAACCACATCTTCGAAGATGGGCTGCTCTGGCTTGGAAATATGAAGAAGCAGTAG
- a CDS encoding ThuA domain-containing protein, which yields MSKLLRSTLALLALVTAFSLPAQTKPIKFRVIALAEPGQGLHQGFVDAAIAWLEKTGAAEGFAVDYIRTTDPINDAYLAEHKVFIQLNYPPYRWTPTAEAAFKKTMEQGTIGWIGFHHASLLGKFDGFEMSPFFHEFMGNIVFKSYIPDFATGTVRIEDATHPVMRGLPKSFVVENDEWYTYDQSPRPSVHVLANVDEDSYTPARTVKMGDHPVIWTNTHYKARNVYFQFGHHGELLQNPNVEKLFHNAIYWAAGK from the coding sequence ATGTCGAAGCTGCTCCGAAGTACCCTTGCGCTCCTCGCACTCGTCACCGCCTTCAGCCTTCCGGCACAAACGAAGCCGATCAAGTTTCGCGTGATTGCGCTAGCCGAACCCGGACAGGGCCTGCACCAGGGCTTCGTGGATGCCGCCATCGCATGGCTTGAAAAGACCGGCGCCGCGGAGGGTTTCGCCGTCGACTACATCCGCACAACCGATCCCATCAACGATGCTTACCTCGCTGAGCACAAGGTCTTCATCCAGCTCAACTATCCACCCTATCGCTGGACTCCCACTGCGGAAGCAGCCTTCAAAAAGACAATGGAGCAAGGAACGATCGGCTGGATCGGCTTCCATCACGCCTCACTTCTTGGCAAGTTCGATGGCTTTGAGATGTCGCCGTTCTTCCACGAGTTCATGGGCAACATCGTCTTCAAGAGCTACATTCCGGACTTCGCCACCGGCACGGTCCGCATCGAAGACGCCACCCATCCCGTGATGCGCGGCCTGCCTAAATCCTTCGTGGTAGAAAACGATGAGTGGTACACCTACGACCAGTCCCCGCGTCCCAGCGTGCATGTACTCGCCAACGTAGACGAAGACAGCTACACGCCCGCACGCACCGTCAAGATGGGCGACCATCCCGTCATCTGGACCAATACGCACTACAAGGCCCGCAACGTCTATTTCCAGTTTGGCCATCATGGCGAGCTGCTGCAGAACCCCAATGTAGAAAAGCTCTTTCACAACGCGATCTACTGGGCAGCAGGCAAATGA
- a CDS encoding YncE family protein, with translation MGLFLCAARGQESGMQSGTLLADHGIAFNRATGKVYAVDQEHGAVMVIDGRTGVAKRVTVGTHPVCVAVNAATGRVYVANGGNGNVSVLDGATDQVVATVKTDRRPYYVGVNEATNKAFVSNTFSSVMTIIDGATNTSRQLPVGSGDALIVDGKSDKIYLLGYEDPNLRVIDGTTGATTREPVGSVHAWAPAIDSERRVLYVTRSGTADILALGMDTHEHKVIKVGNIPSAVAVDAATHRVYVANYADDTVSVIDGGRVIATLKVGRSPQSIAVDAKRRRIYVANFHGDSVTVIDSANNRVLATKPAGRNPYAVVVDEAAGTVFVGNMTRPSSEGASVFTKVELGR, from the coding sequence ATGGGCTTGTTCCTGTGTGCTGCGCGAGGGCAGGAATCGGGCATGCAGTCAGGAACATTGCTTGCGGACCACGGCATCGCCTTTAACCGGGCAACAGGCAAGGTCTACGCCGTCGACCAGGAGCACGGCGCGGTGATGGTGATCGATGGCAGAACTGGCGTTGCGAAGCGTGTGACGGTCGGCACACATCCCGTCTGTGTAGCGGTCAATGCCGCGACTGGGCGAGTGTATGTGGCCAACGGCGGCAACGGCAACGTGAGCGTGCTGGATGGAGCGACCGACCAGGTGGTTGCCACGGTAAAGACCGACCGGCGTCCGTATTACGTGGGCGTCAACGAGGCGACGAACAAGGCGTTCGTGTCGAACACCTTCAGCAGTGTGATGACGATCATCGACGGAGCGACGAACACCTCCAGGCAGCTTCCTGTGGGGTCGGGCGATGCGCTGATTGTCGATGGGAAGTCGGACAAGATCTATCTACTGGGTTATGAAGACCCGAACCTGCGCGTCATCGACGGCACCACCGGAGCGACAACACGGGAGCCCGTGGGCAGCGTACACGCCTGGGCTCCTGCAATCGATTCGGAGCGGCGTGTGTTGTATGTCACGCGATCTGGCACAGCTGACATTCTGGCGCTGGGCATGGACACGCACGAACACAAGGTGATCAAGGTGGGTAATATTCCGAGTGCCGTAGCGGTCGATGCGGCGACGCATCGTGTCTACGTGGCCAATTACGCGGACGACACCGTGAGCGTGATCGACGGTGGACGCGTGATCGCAACGTTGAAGGTCGGCAGAAGTCCGCAGAGTATAGCGGTAGACGCGAAGCGGAGGCGCATCTATGTGGCGAACTTCCACGGCGATAGTGTGACGGTGATCGATAGCGCGAACAATCGCGTGCTGGCGACGAAGCCTGCCGGAAGGAATCCATACGCGGTGGTGGTGGATGAGGCTGCGGGTACGGTCTTTGTGGGGAACATGACGCGGCCCTCGTCCGAGGGCGCATCGGTGTTTACAAAGGTGGAATTGGGGCGTTGA
- a CDS encoding putative bifunctional diguanylate cyclase/phosphodiesterase, translated as MWQLSFAILQNGKIQEAIRLDTLILTGLAFLISFLPEETSWKISALYAGLLGIPAFAVTQASLASHNISNLWSLALLQAIALLATTRLRQRPRSGLFWLAIALSSLPVTLLLNLGFKGSVDERYECIPLQMFAACGLLFFALPAKAQAGRWIGSVGFLLWAGCYSVLCFFTGHTALLLTTWQIWNIPRYLVGFGMILKVIEQDTAALKELSEEYRLLYENNPHPMWIFDSVTNRFLSVNDAAVQNYGYTREEFLSMTIFDIRPERERKKLAAELHDPQLLNKNVWQHRRKNGSLFEVEITAHHVTFLGKPARFVLTMDITEREELNRSLVHNAQHDPLTGLPNRLLLEDRAQQALLRARREKDLVALFTIDVDHFKQVNDTFGHPVGDEVLMAIAQRLKSRVREADTLARTGGEEFTLIVGGIRSEIGARKFASILLDIFLHPIKLPAHEIKTSISIGVALFPEDGDTLEEIRKQSDKALYQAKRLGRNRAVFSSEGLRAEVDETEKIEASLRQAIHEKSIQVVYQPIFDSARRICCVEALVRIAPLQADGIGPTQFIPIAEETGLIVPLGLLVLERACEQIAAWRRDGTGCVEFAVNVSCHQMFQTGYADQVLATLNRFDLPPQLLHLELTETTILRDFSDIVQGMNLLAASGVRFSIDDFGTGYSSLERLTELPIATVKIDRSFIHKLPGHTGALGIVQAISQIAKHLDLDVVAEGVETEEQIELLLDLDRHKLQGFLLSRPLSAAEFSARVASGDLVLAEDPLLSREEPLLNAPIPPL; from the coding sequence ATGTGGCAACTTTCGTTCGCTATTCTGCAAAACGGAAAGATTCAAGAGGCGATTCGTCTCGATACCCTCATACTGACCGGATTGGCCTTCCTGATTTCCTTTCTTCCCGAGGAGACTTCGTGGAAGATCTCCGCCCTCTATGCCGGACTTCTGGGCATCCCGGCCTTTGCCGTCACACAGGCTTCCCTGGCTTCCCACAACATCAGCAACCTCTGGTCTCTGGCTCTTCTCCAGGCCATCGCCCTGCTGGCAACGACGAGGCTTCGCCAGCGCCCGCGTTCCGGTCTCTTCTGGCTGGCCATCGCCCTCTCGTCTCTACCGGTCACGCTTCTCCTGAACCTCGGGTTTAAGGGTTCCGTCGACGAGCGCTACGAATGTATCCCGCTGCAAATGTTCGCGGCCTGCGGCCTTCTCTTCTTTGCGCTTCCCGCAAAGGCCCAGGCAGGCCGATGGATCGGCAGTGTGGGCTTCCTGCTCTGGGCCGGTTGCTACTCCGTCCTGTGCTTCTTCACGGGCCATACTGCCCTTCTCCTGACCACCTGGCAGATATGGAATATCCCCCGCTACCTCGTCGGATTTGGCATGATTCTCAAAGTGATCGAACAGGACACCGCAGCCCTCAAGGAACTGAGCGAGGAGTATCGGCTTCTCTACGAAAATAACCCGCATCCGATGTGGATCTTCGACTCCGTGACCAACCGCTTTCTCTCGGTCAACGATGCCGCCGTTCAAAACTACGGTTATACCCGCGAAGAGTTTCTCTCCATGACCATCTTCGATATCCGGCCGGAGAGGGAGCGAAAGAAGCTCGCTGCAGAGCTTCACGACCCTCAGCTTCTGAATAAGAACGTCTGGCAACATCGCCGCAAAAACGGTTCCCTCTTTGAGGTCGAGATTACGGCGCACCACGTCACCTTCCTCGGCAAGCCCGCCCGTTTCGTCCTCACGATGGACATCACGGAGCGTGAAGAGCTCAATCGCAGCCTTGTTCACAACGCCCAGCACGACCCGCTGACGGGACTTCCGAATCGGCTTCTTCTCGAAGACCGCGCACAACAGGCTCTCCTGCGTGCGCGACGCGAAAAAGACCTCGTCGCCCTCTTCACCATCGACGTCGATCACTTCAAACAGGTCAACGACACCTTTGGTCACCCAGTGGGCGACGAGGTACTGATGGCGATTGCCCAGCGACTCAAATCACGTGTTCGTGAGGCCGATACGCTTGCCCGCACCGGCGGAGAAGAGTTCACGCTCATCGTCGGCGGTATTCGGTCCGAGATCGGCGCGCGGAAGTTTGCCTCCATCCTGCTCGACATCTTCCTCCATCCGATCAAGCTTCCCGCACACGAGATCAAGACCTCCATCAGCATCGGCGTCGCTCTCTTTCCTGAAGATGGAGACACGCTCGAAGAGATCCGCAAGCAGTCGGACAAGGCCCTCTACCAGGCCAAGCGTCTCGGACGTAACCGCGCAGTCTTCTCTTCCGAAGGCCTGCGCGCGGAGGTGGATGAGACCGAAAAGATCGAAGCTTCTCTTCGCCAGGCCATCCACGAAAAATCGATCCAGGTGGTGTATCAGCCCATCTTCGACTCAGCCCGTCGTATCTGCTGCGTCGAAGCACTGGTGCGGATCGCTCCATTGCAGGCAGATGGAATCGGGCCGACGCAGTTCATCCCCATTGCGGAAGAGACGGGGCTCATCGTTCCGCTGGGTTTACTCGTGCTCGAAAGGGCATGCGAGCAGATTGCAGCGTGGCGTCGCGACGGGACGGGATGCGTTGAATTCGCCGTCAACGTCTCCTGCCACCAGATGTTTCAGACGGGCTATGCCGACCAGGTCCTCGCGACCCTGAATCGATTCGACCTTCCGCCTCAACTCCTCCATCTCGAACTCACGGAGACGACCATCCTGCGGGACTTCTCCGACATCGTGCAAGGAATGAACCTCCTCGCCGCCTCGGGCGTGCGCTTCTCCATCGATGACTTCGGCACCGGCTACTCCTCGCTTGAGCGCCTCACAGAACTTCCTATCGCCACAGTGAAGATCGACCGCTCCTTCATCCACAAGCTGCCTGGACACACAGGCGCTCTTGGCATCGTGCAGGCCATCTCCCAGATTGCGAAACATCTCGATCTCGACGTCGTTGCGGAAGGCGTAGAAACCGAAGAGCAGATCGAACTTTTGCTCGATCTGGACCGCCACAAGCTGCAGGGCTTCCTTCTGAGCCGGCCATTGAGTGCCGCGGAGTTCTCCGCGCGTGTTGCCTCAGGAGACCTCGTACTTGCGGAAGATCCCCTGCTGTCGCGCGAGGAGCCTTTGCTCAACGCCCCAATTCCACCTTTGTAA
- a CDS encoding DUF4112 domain-containing protein has product MPPTQKPEILSPRTQRGASLFSDENLDYLSHILDDFLRIPGTNIRFGLDGIIGLVPGIGDILGAMASWIIILAAWMRGVPNITLARMLANVAIETIVGSVPVLGDAFDIAWKANRRNFALLQRTTEAPVTEIRKQKSRDWGFLMLLMLGMLTLLAIPLLLLAYIAGKLFALGAHH; this is encoded by the coding sequence ATGCCTCCCACACAAAAACCCGAGATCCTCTCCCCCCGCACGCAGCGGGGGGCATCGCTCTTTAGCGACGAGAATCTCGACTATCTCTCGCATATCCTCGACGATTTTCTTCGGATTCCCGGCACCAATATCCGCTTCGGTCTGGACGGCATCATCGGCCTTGTTCCGGGGATTGGGGACATCCTCGGCGCAATGGCTTCGTGGATCATCATCCTCGCGGCCTGGATGCGCGGCGTCCCGAACATCACCCTCGCCCGCATGCTGGCGAACGTGGCCATTGAAACCATTGTGGGGTCCGTCCCCGTGCTCGGAGATGCCTTCGACATTGCGTGGAAAGCCAACCGCCGCAACTTTGCTCTGCTCCAGCGCACCACCGAGGCCCCCGTCACCGAAATCCGGAAGCAGAAATCCCGGGACTGGGGCTTTCTTATGCTTCTCATGCTCGGCATGCTCACGCTTCTTGCGATCCCGCTGCTTCTGCTGGCCTACATTGCGGGCAAACTCTTTGCTCTTGGCGCACATCACTAA
- a CDS encoding acyltransferase family protein yields the protein MTNDPTISRTIDTDVIRTDSAARTTHKPARLLSLDVLRGVTIGFMILVNNQTGEGAFFPLQHAKWNGFTPTDLVFPTFLLLVGLSTVLSTEARLARGVAKSTIFLHTLQRSAVLFLFGLIVNNAPFFHLQTLRVYGVLPRIAVCYFIVGSLYLLVRDLKQRAFILAAAAAACLVGYWALMRFIPIPGFGTPTHEIPINDPDGNLVAYIDRHIFSASHLYEKTRDPEGLLSTIPAVATALFGILAGIWLRTSRSTMQKAKGIEYAGISFLILGGAWHLAFPINKKLWTSSFSLWAGGWSLLLLALFIYLIDIHRFGRRKNDRADDPTHPTIYKPALVFGTNAIAAYMVSEVGDSLLSAIHVAPGVNIKRPYIQMLNHTISSTGLSSLIYSLTFVAVCWLIVYPLYRKRIFLKI from the coding sequence ATGACCAACGATCCCACGATCTCCCGGACCATCGACACCGACGTCATTCGTACCGACTCCGCCGCGCGCACGACGCATAAACCCGCGCGCCTGCTCTCGCTCGATGTCCTGCGCGGCGTCACCATCGGCTTCATGATCCTGGTCAATAACCAGACGGGCGAAGGCGCTTTCTTTCCTTTGCAGCATGCCAAGTGGAACGGTTTCACGCCCACCGACCTCGTCTTTCCAACCTTCCTGCTCCTTGTCGGTCTGTCTACTGTGCTCTCCACCGAAGCCCGTCTCGCGCGCGGAGTCGCCAAGTCCACCATCTTCCTGCACACTCTGCAGCGGTCCGCAGTGCTCTTTCTCTTTGGCCTGATCGTCAACAACGCGCCTTTCTTTCATCTCCAGACACTGCGCGTCTACGGTGTGCTTCCGCGCATTGCGGTCTGCTACTTCATCGTCGGCAGCCTCTACCTTCTGGTGCGCGACCTGAAGCAGCGCGCCTTTATCCTTGCCGCCGCAGCCGCGGCATGCCTCGTCGGCTACTGGGCGTTGATGCGCTTCATCCCCATCCCGGGCTTCGGTACGCCGACGCACGAGATACCGATCAACGATCCCGATGGCAATCTGGTCGCCTACATCGACCGCCACATCTTCAGCGCGTCGCATCTCTACGAAAAGACCCGCGATCCCGAAGGCCTGCTTTCCACCATTCCCGCCGTGGCGACTGCTCTCTTCGGTATCCTTGCCGGGATCTGGCTCCGCACCTCGCGCTCCACGATGCAGAAAGCCAAAGGCATCGAATACGCGGGCATCAGCTTCCTCATCCTCGGTGGCGCTTGGCACCTCGCCTTTCCTATCAACAAGAAGCTCTGGACCAGCTCTTTCTCCCTCTGGGCCGGTGGCTGGAGCCTTCTTCTGCTCGCGCTCTTCATCTATCTCATCGATATCCATCGATTTGGCCGCAGGAAGAACGACCGCGCCGACGACCCGACGCATCCCACGATTTACAAACCGGCGCTCGTCTTCGGCACCAATGCGATCGCGGCCTACATGGTCTCCGAAGTGGGCGACAGCCTTCTGAGTGCGATCCACGTCGCCCCTGGCGTCAACATCAAGCGCCCTTATATCCAGATGCTCAACCACACCATCTCCAGCACTGGCCTGTCGTCGCTGATCTACTCGCTCACCTTCGTCGCCGTCTGCTGGCTGATCGTCTACCCGCTCTACCGCAAACGGATCTTCCTCAAAATCTGA